The genomic window GGACCGCCGCATGGGGGTTTCGGATGCGTTTTCGTGCTTTGATCCTGGCGAGTGCTGCGGCGCTGGCACCGTTGCCGGCTCTGGCCCAGACGGCGGACAGCCTGTCGGAGATCGTGGTGACGGCCCAGCGGGGCAACCAGACACAGGTGATCCGGGGTGGTTCAGTCGGCGTTATGGGGGACAAGGCGGCGGAGGATGTGCCGTTCGCCATCAAATCCTATGGCTCCGCCCTGATCTTGAACCAGCAGCCGCAGACGTTGGGCCAAGTGCTGGAGAATGATCCCTCCATCCGCACCGGCTATGCGTTTGGCAATGCGGCCGAACTGTTCATCCTCCGCGGCTTCCCGCTTTATGGCGACGATATCGCGCTGGACGGGCTTTATGGTCTGACGCCGCGTCAGTTGATTGCGCCTGAACTATACGAACAGGTGCAGGTGCTGAACGGCGCCAGTGCCTTCCTGAACGGGGCTGCACCCGGCGGCTCGGGTATCGGCGGCAGCGTCAACCTGACGCCGAAGCGGGCCGGAACCAAGCCGCTGACCCGTGCCACCCTGAACTATGCAGGGGATGAGCATGTCGGCGGCAGCTTCGACATTGCCCGCCGTACCGGACCCGATGACAGCATCGGCATTCGCGTGAACGGTGCCGCCCGCCGAGGCGAGGTCGCGGTCGATGGGGAATTCCGCAGCGCCTATGTGCTGGGTGCCGGCATTGATTGGACGGGCGACCGCGCACGTCTGGGTTTGGATCTGGCCTATCAGCGCATGCATGTGCGGCAATTACGACCCAAGGTGACGGTATCCACCGCCATTCCCAAGGTGCCCGATGCCGATGCCAATTATGGTCAGCCGTGGACCTATTCCACCCTGCGCGACCTGTACGGCATGGTGAAGGGCGAATATGACCTGACCGATGATGTCACCGCCTATGCGGCATTCGGCGCGCGGGATGGGTCGGAACGCGGTCTTTATGGCGGCATCACCGTTACCGATGTGGTGACGGGGGCGGCCACGGGTGACGGCATGTTCGTGCCGCGCACCGACAATAATGAGGCGGGGCAAGCGGGTATCCGAGCCAAGTTCAAGACCGGCGCGATCAGCCATGAGGTGAATGCCGGCGCCTCCATGATCTGGCAGGTCAATCGCAACGCCTATGATTTCCTGCGGGGCTATGCCACCAACCTGTACAACACACCCGCAGCAACACAACCCACGACCTTGTTCGCTGGCGGTGACCTGGATGATCCGTTCCCGCTGAGCCGGTCGCAGTTGGGCAGCCTGTTCATCTCCGATACTGTTGGAGCCTTTGATGACCGTGCCTTGTTGACTGTTGGCTTGCGTCATCAGGCGATCCAGGTGAAGTCTTATTCCTATGCCGACGGGTCGCGGACGGGCGAGTATGACGAGAGCGCCAATACCCCCGTCATCGGTCTGGTGATCAAGCCCGTAGACGGCCTCTCCGTCTACATCAACCGCATCCAGGGTCTGGCCCAGGGGCCGAGCGCGCCTATCGACCCCAAGCTGGTTAATTCCGGCGAGGTGTTCGCACCGTACAAATCCACGCAGTATGAACTCGGCGGCAAGGTCGCCGTTGGTGGTGTTGGCCTGTCGCTGGCCCTCTATCAGACCAAGCAGCCCAGCGCCTTCACCCGGCCCGTGGACCCGGCCAATCCGGCGGGGCAGCAGATCTATGTGCTGGACGGCGAGCAGCGCAACCGGGGTGTGGAGTTCAGCCTGGATGGCGAACCGGTAGAGGGCCTGCGCGTGATCGGTGGCCTGTCCGTCGGCAAGGCGGAGTTGCGCCGGACCGGCGGTGGCGTGAATGAGGGCAACTGGGCGCCCGGTGTGCCGTCCTACACCCTGAACGGCAATATCGAATGGGATCTGCCCTTCCTGCCGGCGGCCACTCTGACGGGCCGTGTCGTGCGGACGGGGGAGCAGAAGGTGAACGCCGCCAACACCCTGGAAATCGGGTCCTGGACGCGGTTCGATATCGGCGCGCGCTATGTGTTTGAGATGAATGACAGGCCAGTCAGCCTGCGCTTCAACATCGATAACGTGGCCAACAAGCGCTACTGGGCATCAGCCTATGACAGTTTCAGCAGCACCCTTCTGCAGGGTGCGCCGCGCACCGTGAAACTGTCCACCACGGTCGATTTCTAAGGATGGTCAGGACTGGGATGGGGCATGATGCACCATCCCAGTCCGTGATGTGCCAATCGATGCCGATCCTGCCGCCCGAACCATTTCCCTGGCCTTTCGATGGCGATGTCTGGCGCATGGCCATGGGGTTACGGGCGCAGGAGATGGGAAGCTGGCTGATGCCTGATGCCGGCTGGCCGGAACAAATGGCCGAACGTGCACGCCTGATCCGCAACCGCAAATGGGATGTGATGGCCCTGATGCCGGAGGCGCGGGCTGCGTCGGCGGAGGTGATGGGCCTGCTGTTCGCCCATCTGACGGCGCAGTTTCCGGACTGGTTTTGCCGGGTGGGGCGGGGGGTGGAAAGCCGGGTGGATGGTGCCCGCCTGGACCCGGCGGATTTTGAGCATCCGCTGCATCTGCTGGCCCATCTGCTGCCCGATGATCTGTGCCTGATGACGCCGTCGCCGGGTGGATGGCGGCTGACGGGCGGGGTGGTCTGTTTCCCCTCGCACTGGATGCTGCCGCATAAGCTGGGCAAGCCGTTGCCGGGCATCCACCGGCCTGTCGCGCGCTATGACGCGATGCTGGCCACACCGGTTGACCGGTTCTTCGATACGCTGTCACCGGGTCGGGTGGTGTGGCGGGCCAATTGGACCTTGTCGGACGATCCCACCCTGTTCCAGCCGGGAACCAAGGCGCACGTGCCCCCCGATGCCGATATCGATGAGGGCAATGCGGGGGAGCGGCTGTGGCTACGGGTGGAGCGGCAGACGCTGACCAAGCTGCCCGACAGTGGTGCTGTCCTTTTCACCATCCGAACACACCAGCGCCCGCTATACGCCCTGACAGGGGCGGAGCGGCGACAGTTCGCATTGGTATTGCGGTCGGTGCCGGACGATGTGGCGGCGTACAAGGGGCTGCGGCGCACCGGCCCCCTGGCCGTCGGGTACTGCGAGAAGGCTTAGGTAAAG from Niveispirillum cyanobacteriorum includes these protein-coding regions:
- a CDS encoding heme-dependent oxidative N-demethylase family protein, encoding MPILPPEPFPWPFDGDVWRMAMGLRAQEMGSWLMPDAGWPEQMAERARLIRNRKWDVMALMPEARAASAEVMGLLFAHLTAQFPDWFCRVGRGVESRVDGARLDPADFEHPLHLLAHLLPDDLCLMTPSPGGWRLTGGVVCFPSHWMLPHKLGKPLPGIHRPVARYDAMLATPVDRFFDTLSPGRVVWRANWTLSDDPTLFQPGTKAHVPPDADIDEGNAGERLWLRVERQTLTKLPDSGAVLFTIRTHQRPLYALTGAERRQFALVLRSVPDDVAAYKGLRRTGPLAVGYCEKA
- a CDS encoding TonB-dependent receptor; translated protein: MRFRALILASAAALAPLPALAQTADSLSEIVVTAQRGNQTQVIRGGSVGVMGDKAAEDVPFAIKSYGSALILNQQPQTLGQVLENDPSIRTGYAFGNAAELFILRGFPLYGDDIALDGLYGLTPRQLIAPELYEQVQVLNGASAFLNGAAPGGSGIGGSVNLTPKRAGTKPLTRATLNYAGDEHVGGSFDIARRTGPDDSIGIRVNGAARRGEVAVDGEFRSAYVLGAGIDWTGDRARLGLDLAYQRMHVRQLRPKVTVSTAIPKVPDADANYGQPWTYSTLRDLYGMVKGEYDLTDDVTAYAAFGARDGSERGLYGGITVTDVVTGAATGDGMFVPRTDNNEAGQAGIRAKFKTGAISHEVNAGASMIWQVNRNAYDFLRGYATNLYNTPAATQPTTLFAGGDLDDPFPLSRSQLGSLFISDTVGAFDDRALLTVGLRHQAIQVKSYSYADGSRTGEYDESANTPVIGLVIKPVDGLSVYINRIQGLAQGPSAPIDPKLVNSGEVFAPYKSTQYELGGKVAVGGVGLSLALYQTKQPSAFTRPVDPANPAGQQIYVLDGEQRNRGVEFSLDGEPVEGLRVIGGLSVGKAELRRTGGGVNEGNWAPGVPSYTLNGNIEWDLPFLPAATLTGRVVRTGEQKVNAANTLEIGSWTRFDIGARYVFEMNDRPVSLRFNIDNVANKRYWASAYDSFSSTLLQGAPRTVKLSTTVDF